The genomic DNA GTAATCGACGCGCATATGGGTGAGCTTCTGCGCTTCGGTCAGTTGAGGGGCCGGGACATCCGTCCGCAACGCCAATGTGAGGAGCGGCCAGAAGACGTCGCCGGCTTGTTCCATCTCCGACGCGCGGGTGAGTGTCCAGATATTGAGCTGGTTCGTCTTAGGATTGATAATTGGCTTGCGCTCAAAATAAGGAATGCATTGACCGTCCTGGATCAGCACGCCGTACCGGCAGTACTGTTCGGTCATGTCGACGGGCGTGGGAACGCCGGTGCCTTCGTTGTGCTCACCGGGCTGCCCCCATTCGTGCAAGTACGCGCCGTAGAGCTTCGGCTCGAAACCCTTGTGCTCGACGATATCAACCTCTATGCTCCGTTTGGCATTGGTGATGCCATCCCGGTTGAGAAGCCAGAAGGCCGGCCACGTGAGCGGATGCCGCGGAAATCTCATCCGCGCTTCGAGATAGCCTTGGCGCCAGCCGACCGATACGACACCGCTGCGGCTGCCGGTCTGCAAATTTCCGGAAATCCACTGATAGTCGGATGTGTTGTTTCCATAGTAATTCACGACGCTCATCTTGCGTCCGATGTATTTCGCGGAAATCTGGAGGGCCGTGCCGCCCGTGGCCTCCGCATCCGCGACGATCTCGTAGGGTTTGAAGCCTTCCGCCCCGGCAAGGGGAGCGAAGGCGGAACGGCCGTAGAAACCGGACGGCCCTGTCGTGGCCTTCGGTCCGCCATTCCAGATCCGTCCGTTGATCTCCGCGAAGGGCTCATCGAAGACGAGCGTGCGGCCCTGCGTCGGATCCACGGAGGCGTCGATCGCCGCGCTCGAGCCGCTGGTCGGCAGCAGGGACGCGGCCGCGCAGATCGGTAGATCCCGGAAGCACGATTTCAGCAGATCGCGGCGTACCCAGCGAGGTTTCGTCATGGCTCAAGCTCCGAGTTCCGGCGTGGCAAGTGAGAGAGAACTTCGCGGCACGAACCTTCCTTTCGCGGCGACGCCATGAGCTGGGACGTGCCGGTGCCCGGCGGCGCGCCGCTGTGGTGAGGCTGACGGCTTTCAGGACCGGTTTCGCTCCCGTGTTTCCGCTCGCAGGATGTCCAGCGCCATGGCGCGGGCCCTGGCCATTCCGTAGCGGTGTCGATACCCGGCCTGCCGCAGACGATCGTTGGGGAACCGCATCCTCCAGAGAGGATTGCGCAAGGGCAGCGTCCGGTTGCGCAGGAAATCGTGGAGCCAGTCGACGAGGGCCGGCATCGGGATGACCCGGAAGCGGGGATCGCGGCTTATCGTGAACGCCCGCCGCATGAAGTCGCCGATCCGCGCATCGCGCGCCTCTTGATCGGAGAGATTGAAGACCTGGACCTCGCCCGCCGGCCAAGCCCCGGTCAGGGACCGCGTCATCGTCCAGATCGCCGCGTCCGTGACGTCCCGGACGTAGACGTGATGGGAGGGCCGATGCGCTGCGAAGAGGCGCTTCGAGAGGCTCCAGTCGCGCAAGCCGATGAGATTATGGAGATCGACGACCACCGTCGGGCGCAGGATCACGTAGGGAAGGGTCGAGGCGATCCGCCTGATGGCCTCTTCGCCGGCGAGCTTCGTTCGACCGTAGGCGCGAACGTAGTCCAGGGCCCAGTATTCGGATTTGACGTCGACGCTGCTGGTGAGAACCGGCGCCGTCTCCGTCACGGTGCGCGCGCGGCCGCTGCCATACACGGAGACGGTGCTCATGTAGCAGAAGGCCCGGACGCCGTCCCGCTCGGCGGCTTCGGCCAGTCGCCGCGTCGCCTCGACATTGATGGCCTGCATCCGGTCCTGCTTCCCGAGCTCGGCGGCGAGATGCATGACGGCCGCGCAGCCGTGGACGAGGCCGGCGTAATCCTGATCCGCCGTGAAGTCGAAGGTCCGCCACTCGACCCGACCCGTGCGCGGCTGCGCCTCGGTCAGGGGCTGGGACGTGACGGCCCTGACCGCGTAGCCGCGTTCCTGCAGGTCCTCCACCAGGATGCGGCCGATCCGCCCCGTCGCCCCCGTCACGAGGACGCGGAGATCGCCCGGGACGGGCGGAGACGTTCGGAGGTCGGAGACCACGGTGTCGCGCTGCTCCCGGACCTTCAGCAGGTCGGCGAGGCGGATCGCCAGAGCGACGATCATCTGCGTGGGATTGCAGTGGCCTCCTGTCGGGAACACCGAACTTCCCGTGACGAACAGGCCGTCGATCCCGTGAACCTGGCCGCGCGCATCGACGACGCCCCTGGCGGCATCGTCGGACATGCGGGTGGTGCCGGTCGGGTGGGCGACATCGACGAAGCTGAGCGGGATCGGCGCCTCTTCGCGCACCCAGTCTGCCAGCTCGGGCACGGGCAGGCCCAGGCGGGCGAACTCGGAGGCGACGAGCCGCGCCGTCTCGCGCATCGTGCGGCCTTCATCTTCGTGACTGCGCCAGTCGATCAGGGGCAGCCGGCTGCCCAGGTGATCCCGCTGATCGGAGAGCATGACCCGGCTCTCGGGATCCGGCCGCTGCTCGACCATGCATTCGAGGCTCAGCTCGGAGAGCTTCCGCGGAAAGCCGTTGCGCGCGATGAAATGGTCCCAGCAGCCGCGCAGGAGCAGCGGCAGGTTCGACGTCAGCGTCAGGATGTCCTTCGCCCGCGGCTTGCCGACCAGGATCCTCCGGATCGCGTCGCCCGGGTCGTCGGGGGCGAGCGTCTCCCCGAGCCAGACCGCGCTGTTCAGGAGCTGGCGGCTTCGCTGGACGTCCGGGCTCAGGCGGAGCCCGCCCCGGAACAGCCGATCCTCGATGGTGTAGCGGCCGAACCGCCGCTGCAGCGCGCGCGATCGGTGAGGGTCGAAATGCGCGACCGGCCCGCGCAGGTGATCCATCAGGTAGCGACCCACGCGGTCGAACCTGTTGCCGAGGCCGCCCGGGACCTGATGATCGGAGGCGAGGAGGAGCCGCGCATTCTCGATCCCGCCGGCACACAGGACGACATGGCGGGCCGGCAGCTTGACGATCGCGCCGTCGGGCGCCGCGACTTGGACGCCCTGTACCCTGTCGCCCGTCCCGTTCACGTCGATCGCGACGACGGTCGCGCCGCTGATCAACGTGACGTTCGGGCCCAACTTCTCGTCCAGTTTCCGCCCGAAGCGCGTGTACTCGAACGGATAGGATTCCGCGTCGTCGCGGCTGAACTGCCAGAAGAAGGGCAGGAGCATCCGAGGATCCGGCTCGGACCAGCCCGGCTGCGAACCGAACAGGTCCCAGAAGCGCGCGTCGCTGAAATGGTTGCCGTAGGCGAGCCCGAGATACTTGGCCGTCCGCTCGAGATAAGGATCGAGTGCGTCGCGCTGGAACGGCCACCCACTCTCCGGGACCCAGGCACGCTGCTCGAAGTCGATCGTGTCGAAAGGGGCGCACCGGCCGCCCCACGTGTGCGAGCTACCACCCACGATCCGGTTCCGGACGGCCCACTGGGTCGCGCGCGGCCGGCCGACATTCACGATGGCGTCCAGCGCGTCCGCGCTCTCCATCCGGTCGAGGCCGCCGCTCTCCAGCAGCACGACCCTCAGGCCGCCGCCGGACAGCTCGCGCGCCAAGGTGCTCCCGGCCGGGCCCGTCCCGACAATGCAGACATCGCAAGCCGCATCCAGAAGACCCTCGATTTCACGTGCGGCACGCAGTTGGATCACGGTGGGCGGCTCCCGGGCTCATTCCATCGAGACTACCGTCGCGCACTTATTGCTGAAGCGCGGACGTGGACGATCGACGCGTTGAGGAGGCATGAATATGTTCAGTGTCCACTTGCCATGACGCCGGATCGTCAGTGATTCTTCGGGCACGACGCGGATATGGACCAGCGATAGATCCGTCGACGAGCGGGCGCGACGGTTGCGCGCGGTCGTGAGGACGGCGATCCATGACGCTCCGCGGCGCGGTCCGGACGTTGTCGGCCGGTGGTGCGGCTCTCCCGTGCGACGCGCGCCTATCGCCCCGTACCGGCCGGCCGGCGCATCGCGGCTGCGAACCCTGACGCGCTCGGCGGGCCGCCGCGTCGATGCTGCTTCCGCGGCGCGCGCGACGACTTAGAGCCGTGCCCGATCGCGTTGCAATCGGGCACGGCTCTAAACCTTTGTCTTGACGCGCTCTCTCACGCCGAACCGGTATCCACTTCGGCGGAGAGCGCTCTAGGGTCGAGGTGGAGGATGGGCCGGGCCGCTGCGCGACCGGGGGCTGGCCGAGGTTCAGCATGCCGATTGCCGGATCGCGTCGGCGTGAATGTGCACGATCCTCTCGGCACTGTACTGGTCGATGTGAAGCTTCCTGAATTCCGAAAACGATCTCTCCAGGATTATATTGTCGCAGTAATACTCCATGGATTCTATGAGCGCCTCCTCGTCGTCGGGTGGGATCAGGCGCCCGAGACGTCGGTCGACCAGGATGTCGCTGGGGCCGAATTCGCAATCGGTGGATATGACGGGCAGTCCGCACCGGAGGGCTTCGCAGATCGCCAGCGACCAGCCCTCCCATCGAGACGTCGCGACGAAGACATCACTCGCGAAGAGCGCCCGTTGCGGGTTGTCCGGGTAGTGGACGAGCCGAACGACCTCGGACAGGCCGAGCGCCTGAATCTGGTCCGCCAGCGCCGCTTTGTCGGATCCGTGGCCGACCAAGTTGAGCCGCACGTTCCTGCGCCGCTCGTACAATCGCGCGAACGCGCGCACCAGAAGGTCCTGACCCTTCTGGAAGGCGTAGCGTCCGACATTCACGAAGGTGATGACGGCGGGGTCGGGCCGGATGTCGGCGTCCGACGCTTCGAAGTGCCTGACCGGGTTGGGAACCCAGTACATTGGCCGTCTGCAGTTGAAATCGGCCTCGAACGCCCGGAGCTGCCGCGGCGACGTGCCGAAAACGGAAGCGATCCGCGGGAGGATGTAATGCTTCAGGAGGAAGAACTTGACCTTCGATTTCAGGCTGGCTGATTCGCGCCGCGGGTTGCCGTGCAGGTGCATCGTGATCCGCTGCGGGATGCCCAACCGGGCGAGCCAGAAGATGACGGTCGGCTCGATCTGCGGAACGATGATCAGATCGTAGCGGCCTCCTTTGCTGACATCCCTGAAGATCCGCAGGAGGTGCAGGCGCGATGTGACCGGCCGGAAGACGCTTCTGTAAGGCCGCGGTTCCGCCGGGTAGTTCGCGTGCTGCGTGACTCGCAGCACGTCGACGGCGAACTCGGTGCCGCACTTCTGCGCGAGTTCCCCGCCGATCGTGTCGACCACTCGCTCGATGCCGGCGAAGACGGAAGACCCCGGCTGTAGATAGAGGATCTGGACCTTCTCACGATCTCCGGCCGCCATCCCAACCAACTCCTTCCGTTCGAAGCTCCGGCGATCCGGGCGCGGGCCCGTCGACGATGCCGGAGTCCGACTCACGCGCGATTGAGGACGGCGCCGATCACGTTCGCGCCGGCACCGATCAGGCCGTTCACCGCGTCCGACAGTTCGTCGACGGTCGTCCGCCCGGCCTCGGCGACGATCACCACGACATCCGCTCGACGGGCCGCGACCCGGGACTCGGCCGAGACGGAGAGCGGCGGCAGGTCGAGGATGACGTAGCCCCCCCGGCGCATCTGGTCGATGACGCTCTGGAAGATCGAGGAGCTGAGGGAGATGCCGGTGCCGACCGCCGTGTACGGCGACCGCGACGGCAGGACCGAGACGCCCCCGAAATCCACGAACTTGGCGAGGGCCAGATGGCTCGGATTGATGATCATGTCGGCGAGACTCGCGCCGACCCCGGCCTTGGAGTCCGGGGTCAGGAAGAAGGTTCCGGCGCCGTGGATATTCGTGTCGATCAGCCGGGCGGTCCGGCCACCTTCCTGCAGCAGGCGCGCCAAGCTCAGGCCGATCAGGGTCGTGCCGGTGCGCGGGGTGCAGCCGACCAGGGCGATGACACAGTCGGAATCGTGGCCGCGCGCGGAGAGGGCCAGCTGGATCGACGTCCGAAGGTCGCGGACGCCCGTGGAGAATTTGACGTTGAGGAACCACGGCGCGTTGACGTTGCGCAGATCCACGGTCTCGCGGCGCCCCTCGGCCGTCTTGCGCAGGACCTCGGGCATCACGGCGAGGCAGGGGATGCCGGCCCTCTGGACGAGATCCTGCGGCGTCCGGATCCGGCGGTCGAAGGCCTGCAGCAGCGCCACGGCCAGGAAGCCGCCGACGAGGCCGATCATCGCGCCGAGGCCGAGGATCAGGGTCTTCCGCGGGGCCGAGGGTTTGAGGGGCTGCAGCGCCGCGCCGATCACCCGCGCGTCGGCATCGGGCGTCGGCGCGTCCGGCAGCGTGCCCTCGGTGACGGCCGCCGCGGCGGACCGCGCCTGGGAGGCGAGGGCATTGACGCGACCCTGGAGGAACTCGGCACCGTTCTTGGCCGCATCGGCCTTGGCAGCGATGGATTGCAGGAGATAGGCCGAGACGGCCGCGTTCGCGACGCGCCGCGCCAGGTTCGGGTCTCTGGACGTGTACGAGACCTCGACAACGTACGACTGTCCGACCCGCCTGACGGTAAATCGCTCGGCGAAGTTCTCGAACTTCCTCTGCTGCAGGATGGCTGCCGTCGACGGTGGGGCGGTCCGCAGCCCCGACAATTCGGACGCGCCCGGGCCCGGCTCCTTCGGGCTCTCGGCTTCCGGAGGACCGAATTCCGGATTGTTCGCCAGCTGGAGACTGTTGAACACGTTCGCCAGCAGCCGTTCCGAGCGGAGGACCTGGAGCTCACTCTCGGCCCGGCCCACATCGAGGCTCGGCATCAGGGCGCCATCGGAGGAGCCCGAGCCCACCGGGCGCCGCGGCTCGAGCAGCAGCACAGCGGTCGCCGTGTAGAAGGGGGTCGCGGTCACCGTGTAGAGCGCCGCGCAGCCGATGCAGAATACCACCCAGACGGCCACCGCCAGTTTGTGCCGGCGGGCCGCCTTGAGGGCCGCCGAGATGACGGCCAGCGGGCCGTCCTGCACGCCGATGGAGGTCGTCTCCGGAGAATGGGAGACCGATTGGGACTGGTCCGGCGGGATCCGGTTGGTGTTGTGGATGTTCATCTCACACTTTCCGTCGGATCTTCAGGGCCCGCTCGGGCTCCAGCCGTCCCAGGAGCACGTCCGCGGCGCCGCGCAGATTGCCGCGCAGCCGGCCGCGCCGGTCGATGAACGGCTCGGGGGCCGCGAAGCGCGTCACGTTGCTGAGAACGTTGCGGGTAATCTGGCCGAAGACTTGAGACAGGGTCATCGTGCCCTTGCGCAGCATGTATAGCGGGTTGACAATCTGCGAATAGCCGAGCCGATCGCCGGAGATGCGACCGCCTTTCACGCCCATATGGACGCCGCGGGCCTCCATGCATTTGACGAGCCGGCCGCCTCGGGCCGCCAGGGCCGCGCCGAAATCGCGGTCCTCGAGCCAGCCGTACAGGACGAGCCGCTCGTCGAAGCGCAGCGTGCCGATGGCCGAGCGACGGAACGCCATGTTGCAGCCGTACGGGCTGAAGGCCTCGACGGGCGCCGCCGGCTCGACCGGAGCCAGCGCGGCGAGCATCCGGTCGACCTCGGTGAAGCGCAGTCCGGGCCCCTTGATGCCGTCCGCGACGACGTCGCCCGTCAGGCCGACGATGTCCGGCTCGTCTTCGAAGCGCTGCGCGGCTGCCGCGAGCCAGCCGGCCTCGGGGACGAAGTCATCGTCGAAGAAGACCACGATATCGATCGCCTCCGGCAGCGCGGCGAGGGCGGCATTTCTCTGAGTGGCGAGGCCGGGACGCCCCGTGACCACCGTCACGCCGGGCCACGCGGCCGCCTCGCCGGCATCGTCCGGGGTGACGCAGGAGATCAGGATGGCGGCGGGCTTCAGGGTCTGCCGATCCAGGATCCGCCGCAGCGTGCCGGTCACCACCTCGGGACGGCCCAGCGTCGCGATGGCGACGGCGATGCTGGGCGGAGATGGCGGTGCCGCGGATCGCGCGGCAGGGCGCGCGGCGGGGCGCGCGGTCGGCCGCACCTTCGGCGCCCGCATGAGATCGAGGTAGCCCTGCGCCGAAGCCTCCCACGAGAAGAGGGCGGCCTGATCGCGACCGCGGCCGATCAGGTCCGATCGCAGGTCCGGGCTCGCGGCCAGGGCGCGGATCTGGTCGAGCCAGCGTTCCGGCCGGTCCGGCGGAGCGAGCAGGGCCGCCGACCCGCAGATCTCCGGCAAACTCGCGCGGTCGGTCGAGACGACGGGGCAGCCGCGTGCCATCGCCTCCAGCGCCGGAAGCCCGAATCCCTCCGTGAGGGAGGGGAAGGCCAGGCACAGGGCGCGCTCCATCAGGTAGGCGAGGTCGTGGTCGGTGACGAAGCCGAGGTGGCGGACATTCTCGCCGCGCCGCAGGTCCTCGGCGGCGTAGATGGTCGCCTGGCCGCCCGCCACCACGAGGTCGAGCCCGAGTTCGCCCAAGGCGGGCGCCAGTTTGAGCAGCAGATCGAGGTTCTTGTGGCGGGCGCGGGACCCGAGGGCCAGCACGAAGGGGCGCTCCAGGCCGTCGGCGTCCCGGTCCAGGGCCGCCGGCGCCCGGACGGCCTGTCGCGGATCCCAGGCGTGCACGTGCTCGTGCCCGTTCGGGAGCACGACGATGTCGGAGGCTCTCACCGAGAGATGGTTGGCGATCTGTCCGGCCGAGAAGCTCGAGACGGTGGCGATCCGCGCGGCACGGCGCGCCAGAAGCGGCTGGAGCGTCCTGTAGAAGGTCCGGAACGACGCGCTGTAGCTCTCCGGCGCGTTGAACACGTTCGCGTCGTGGATGCAGACGACCTGATCGGCCTTCAGCGCGGGGGCGGTGTTGCAGAGGTTGAGCAATCGGCCGGACCAGGCGCGCGGCAGGACGAATTGCTCCCAGGCATGCCCACCCGCCGGTCCGACGGTGCGGAGCGGCGTGCCTGCGAGACGGGGATCCTCCGCATCCGGCACGGACAGCAAGGGGGCGCTCTCGCCACGAGCGGTCAGGGCCGCGCTCAGCGCCCGGGTGACGTTCATCGCGTAGCGCTGAACCCCGGTCATCGGCTGGGTGAGGAACCGACCGTTGATTCCGAACGATCCGACTGCCGTCATGCTGTCGCTCTACTCCTGTCGGAGCCCCGATTCGCGGATCGAATACGAGAACAAGAGTGTTCCACCTTTCGCGTGAGCGGCGCGGTCGGACCCGCGATCCCAGGAACCGGGATCGCGCATGACCCCGCGCGTGCGCAGAATTCGCGTACGTAATAGAGGCAAAAATCCGGGACGCTAATTATTTTATAGGCAGCATTCTGATTCTCGACAGGAAAATCCAAGTTCAGTAGCCGAGGCCCGAACGCTGCATTCGACGACACGGAGAGACCTCAGTTCGCGCCAGAGGCCTGCCGGCGCCACAGGGGCGGCTCCGCGCGCGCCTCGGGCGCGGGCTCGCGGCGGCGGACGAGACGGGACGTGGCCTCCCTTCGAAGGGCGCGACCGGCGTAGACGGCCTCGATCATGGGAAGCAGGAACCGGCCGGCCCGCGGGAAGAAGCGGAGAAGCGCGCCCTCGC from Methylobacterium oryzae includes the following:
- a CDS encoding glycoside hydrolase family 16 protein produces the protein MTKPRWVRRDLLKSCFRDLPICAAASLLPTSGSSAAIDASVDPTQGRTLVFDEPFAEINGRIWNGGPKATTGPSGFYGRSAFAPLAGAEGFKPYEIVADAEATGGTALQISAKYIGRKMSVVNYYGNNTSDYQWISGNLQTGSRSGVVSVGWRQGYLEARMRFPRHPLTWPAFWLLNRDGITNAKRSIEVDIVEHKGFEPKLYGAYLHEWGQPGEHNEGTGVPTPVDMTEQYCRYGVLIQDGQCIPYFERKPIINPKTNQLNIWTLTRASEMEQAGDVFWPLLTLALRTDVPAPQLTEAQKLTHMRVDYFRVYA
- a CDS encoding FAD-dependent oxidoreductase; this translates as MIQLRAAREIEGLLDAACDVCIVGTGPAGSTLARELSGGGLRVVLLESGGLDRMESADALDAIVNVGRPRATQWAVRNRIVGGSSHTWGGRCAPFDTIDFEQRAWVPESGWPFQRDALDPYLERTAKYLGLAYGNHFSDARFWDLFGSQPGWSEPDPRMLLPFFWQFSRDDAESYPFEYTRFGRKLDEKLGPNVTLISGATVVAIDVNGTGDRVQGVQVAAPDGAIVKLPARHVVLCAGGIENARLLLASDHQVPGGLGNRFDRVGRYLMDHLRGPVAHFDPHRSRALQRRFGRYTIEDRLFRGGLRLSPDVQRSRQLLNSAVWLGETLAPDDPGDAIRRILVGKPRAKDILTLTSNLPLLLRGCWDHFIARNGFPRKLSELSLECMVEQRPDPESRVMLSDQRDHLGSRLPLIDWRSHEDEGRTMRETARLVASEFARLGLPVPELADWVREEAPIPLSFVDVAHPTGTTRMSDDAARGVVDARGQVHGIDGLFVTGSSVFPTGGHCNPTQMIVALAIRLADLLKVREQRDTVVSDLRTSPPVPGDLRVLVTGATGRIGRILVEDLQERGYAVRAVTSQPLTEAQPRTGRVEWRTFDFTADQDYAGLVHGCAAVMHLAAELGKQDRMQAINVEATRRLAEAAERDGVRAFCYMSTVSVYGSGRARTVTETAPVLTSSVDVKSEYWALDYVRAYGRTKLAGEEAIRRIASTLPYVILRPTVVVDLHNLIGLRDWSLSKRLFAAHRPSHHVYVRDVTDAAIWTMTRSLTGAWPAGEVQVFNLSDQEARDARIGDFMRRAFTISRDPRFRVIPMPALVDWLHDFLRNRTLPLRNPLWRMRFPNDRLRQAGYRHRYGMARARAMALDILRAETRERNRS
- a CDS encoding glycosyltransferase, with amino-acid sequence MAAGDREKVQILYLQPGSSVFAGIERVVDTIGGELAQKCGTEFAVDVLRVTQHANYPAEPRPYRSVFRPVTSRLHLLRIFRDVSKGGRYDLIIVPQIEPTVIFWLARLGIPQRITMHLHGNPRRESASLKSKVKFFLLKHYILPRIASVFGTSPRQLRAFEADFNCRRPMYWVPNPVRHFEASDADIRPDPAVITFVNVGRYAFQKGQDLLVRAFARLYERRRNVRLNLVGHGSDKAALADQIQALGLSEVVRLVHYPDNPQRALFASDVFVATSRWEGWSLAICEALRCGLPVISTDCEFGPSDILVDRRLGRLIPPDDEEALIESMEYYCDNIILERSFSEFRKLHIDQYSAERIVHIHADAIRQSAC
- a CDS encoding Wzz/FepE/Etk N-terminal domain-containing protein, which translates into the protein MNIHNTNRIPPDQSQSVSHSPETTSIGVQDGPLAVISAALKAARRHKLAVAVWVVFCIGCAALYTVTATPFYTATAVLLLEPRRPVGSGSSDGALMPSLDVGRAESELQVLRSERLLANVFNSLQLANNPEFGPPEAESPKEPGPGASELSGLRTAPPSTAAILQQRKFENFAERFTVRRVGQSYVVEVSYTSRDPNLARRVANAAVSAYLLQSIAAKADAAKNGAEFLQGRVNALASQARSAAAAVTEGTLPDAPTPDADARVIGAALQPLKPSAPRKTLILGLGAMIGLVGGFLAVALLQAFDRRIRTPQDLVQRAGIPCLAVMPEVLRKTAEGRRETVDLRNVNAPWFLNVKFSTGVRDLRTSIQLALSARGHDSDCVIALVGCTPRTGTTLIGLSLARLLQEGGRTARLIDTNIHGAGTFFLTPDSKAGVGASLADMIINPSHLALAKFVDFGGVSVLPSRSPYTAVGTGISLSSSIFQSVIDQMRRGGYVILDLPPLSVSAESRVAARRADVVVIVAEAGRTTVDELSDAVNGLIGAGANVIGAVLNRA
- a CDS encoding glycosyltransferase — translated: MTAVGSFGINGRFLTQPMTGVQRYAMNVTRALSAALTARGESAPLLSVPDAEDPRLAGTPLRTVGPAGGHAWEQFVLPRAWSGRLLNLCNTAPALKADQVVCIHDANVFNAPESYSASFRTFYRTLQPLLARRAARIATVSSFSAGQIANHLSVRASDIVVLPNGHEHVHAWDPRQAVRAPAALDRDADGLERPFVLALGSRARHKNLDLLLKLAPALGELGLDLVVAGGQATIYAAEDLRRGENVRHLGFVTDHDLAYLMERALCLAFPSLTEGFGLPALEAMARGCPVVSTDRASLPEICGSAALLAPPDRPERWLDQIRALAASPDLRSDLIGRGRDQAALFSWEASAQGYLDLMRAPKVRPTARPAARPAARSAAPPSPPSIAVAIATLGRPEVVTGTLRRILDRQTLKPAAILISCVTPDDAGEAAAWPGVTVVTGRPGLATQRNAALAALPEAIDIVVFFDDDFVPEAGWLAAAAQRFEDEPDIVGLTGDVVADGIKGPGLRFTEVDRMLAALAPVEPAAPVEAFSPYGCNMAFRRSAIGTLRFDERLVLYGWLEDRDFGAALAARGGRLVKCMEARGVHMGVKGGRISGDRLGYSQIVNPLYMLRKGTMTLSQVFGQITRNVLSNVTRFAAPEPFIDRRGRLRGNLRGAADVLLGRLEPERALKIRRKV